The following proteins are encoded in a genomic region of Sulfurimonas sp. HSL3-7:
- a CDS encoding NYN domain-containing protein produces MDDKSQSRLAVLIDADNAQSSIIAGLLDEIAQYGVASVKRIYGDWTDTRLKGWKTTLLEHGINPVQQFAYTTGKNATDSALIIDAMDLLYSEKLDGYCIVSSDSDFTRLASRIREAGLKVYGFGEKKTPKAFVSACDKFIYTEILRETDEASETREKKTPSKSQKIDLKVLNMLRHAVEDTTDEAGWSHLGSVGQNILNKSPDFDPRNYGFKKLRDLIENTKLFEFKEVDPLSRTQTVRVRLKRKRSYE; encoded by the coding sequence ATGGACGATAAGAGCCAATCACGCCTTGCGGTGCTGATCGATGCCGACAACGCGCAATCCTCCATCATCGCCGGGCTGCTTGACGAGATCGCCCAGTACGGTGTTGCGAGTGTCAAGCGGATCTACGGCGACTGGACGGACACCCGGCTGAAGGGGTGGAAAACGACCCTGCTTGAACACGGCATCAACCCGGTGCAGCAGTTTGCCTACACCACGGGAAAGAATGCGACCGATTCGGCGCTGATCATCGATGCGATGGACCTGCTCTACAGCGAGAAACTTGACGGTTACTGCATCGTTTCGAGTGACAGCGACTTTACAAGGCTGGCCAGCCGTATTCGCGAAGCGGGGCTAAAAGTGTACGGTTTCGGTGAGAAGAAGACACCCAAGGCATTTGTCAGTGCCTGCGACAAGTTTATCTATACCGAGATACTGCGCGAGACCGATGAAGCGAGTGAAACCAGAGAGAAAAAAACACCGTCGAAATCACAAAAGATCGATCTCAAAGTGCTTAATATGCTTCGCCATGCAGTAGAAGATACGACCGATGAAGCGGGCTGGTCCCATCTCGGTTCCGTGGGACAGAACATATTGAACAAATCCCCCGATTTCGATCCGAGGAACTACGGTTTCAAGAAGCTGCGCGATCTGATAGAGAACACGAAGCTTTTCGAGTTTAAAGAGGTTGATCCGCTTTCACGGACACAGACGGTTCGTGTACGGCTTAAACGAAAGAGGAGCTACGAATGA
- a CDS encoding tetratricopeptide repeat protein: MTIMQIILLAATAFFAYKVYEHMQGLQDTDANEHSMLEQIDIDALVDEADKAYDAGRLLEARELLQKAYAHDSSIPELANRLGFVLSAMGNHDEALKLYNESLRLREEDVTHLAIASQLRALGRLDESQDHYRRAIELDANYEVTYFNYANLLVEMGEFDQAKAMYQKALEIAPDLEAAKEELEKLDGR; this comes from the coding sequence ATGACAATAATGCAGATTATTTTACTGGCGGCGACCGCTTTTTTCGCCTACAAGGTCTATGAACATATGCAGGGTCTGCAGGATACAGACGCAAATGAGCACTCCATGCTTGAACAGATCGATATCGATGCGCTTGTCGATGAAGCGGACAAGGCCTATGATGCAGGGCGTCTGCTTGAAGCAAGAGAGCTGCTTCAAAAAGCCTATGCACATGACAGCTCCATTCCTGAACTGGCCAACCGCCTGGGGTTTGTCCTGAGCGCCATGGGAAATCATGATGAAGCGCTAAAGCTCTATAATGAGTCGCTTCGTTTAAGAGAAGAGGACGTGACCCATTTGGCAATTGCCTCGCAACTCCGTGCATTGGGGCGTCTTGATGAGTCGCAAGACCATTACAGACGTGCGATAGAACTTGATGCGAACTACGAGGTGACCTATTTCAATTATGCCAACCTTCTGGTGGAGATGGGCGAGTTTGACCAGGCCAAAGCGATGTATCAGAAGGCGCTGGAGATCGCACCGGATCTGGAGGCAGCTAAAGAGGAACTGGAGAAGCTCGATGGACGATAA
- a CDS encoding DUF2202 domain-containing protein, which translates to MKTTNNRRNFIKLLGLGAVASTSTLLAAGRGKSSQVTVLTEEQKDTLFFIFQEEKVARDVYITLGKLYPDESTFANIQLSEQEHILSAQVLCERYGIDTSSVNLSLEEDYVGQFELLAMQELYNQCIELGQESHLEALKVGRLIEVTDIDDLDDAAEGMPSDVVSVYESLKEGSLNHLDAFETAIARAE; encoded by the coding sequence ATGAAAACAACGAACAATCGAAGGAACTTCATCAAACTCTTGGGTCTGGGTGCCGTGGCAAGCACATCGACGTTATTGGCTGCAGGCCGTGGCAAAAGCAGTCAGGTGACCGTGTTGACTGAGGAGCAAAAAGACACCCTCTTCTTCATCTTCCAGGAGGAGAAAGTGGCCAGAGATGTCTATATTACTCTGGGCAAACTCTATCCGGACGAGTCGACATTTGCCAACATTCAGCTCTCGGAGCAGGAGCATATCCTTTCGGCCCAGGTACTGTGTGAACGCTACGGCATCGATACCTCAAGCGTCAACCTGTCGCTCGAAGAGGACTATGTCGGACAGTTCGAACTGCTGGCAATGCAGGAGCTCTATAACCAGTGTATCGAACTCGGACAGGAGTCACACCTTGAAGCACTCAAAGTCGGCCGTCTGATCGAAGTCACCGACATCGATGACCTTGATGATGCTGCCGAGGGAATGCCATCTGATGTCGTCTCGGTCTACGAAAGTCTGAAAGAGGGAAGTCTTAACCACCTGGATGCCTTTGAAACAGCTATTGCGAGAGCGGAATAG